A window from Micromonospora terminaliae encodes these proteins:
- the dop gene encoding depupylase/deamidase Dop: MSVRRIMGTEVEYGISVPGQAGANPMVTSSQVVNAYGARPELNRGGRARWDYEEESPLRDARGFTYSGAAYDPAEALADEDLGLANVILTNGARLYVDHAHPEYSTPEVTNPLDVVRWDKAGERVMAEASRRAATIPGTHPIHLYKNNTDNKGASYGAHENYLMRRQTPFADIVAYLTPFFVTRQIVCGAGRVGIGQDGGQSGFQISQRADFFEVEVGLETTLKRPIINTRDEPHADADKYRRLHVIIGDANLSEISTYLKVGTTALILTMIEEKALGPDLGIADPVSELRAVSHDPGLKHLMRLRDGRKLTALDVQWAYLERVRSFVDDRYGSDADAQTTDVLDRWESVLDRLGRDAFLCADELDWVAKLRLLEGYREREKLGWGSHKLQLVDLQYSDVRPEKGLYHRLVQRGSMKTLLTDEQTRSAMTEPPEDTRAYFRGRCLAQYASEVVAASWDSVIFDVGRESLVRVPMMEPERGTRAHVGQLFDRCESAKDLLEMLTGG, from the coding sequence ATGAGCGTTAGACGGATCATGGGCACCGAGGTCGAGTACGGCATCTCCGTGCCGGGCCAGGCCGGGGCCAACCCGATGGTCACCTCCTCCCAGGTGGTCAACGCCTACGGGGCACGACCGGAACTCAACCGGGGCGGCCGGGCGCGCTGGGACTACGAGGAGGAGTCGCCGCTGCGCGACGCCCGCGGCTTCACCTACTCCGGGGCGGCCTACGACCCGGCCGAGGCGCTCGCCGACGAGGACCTCGGGCTGGCCAACGTCATACTCACCAACGGCGCACGGCTCTACGTCGACCACGCGCACCCCGAATACTCCACGCCCGAGGTGACCAACCCCCTCGACGTGGTGCGCTGGGACAAGGCCGGTGAACGGGTGATGGCCGAGGCGTCCAGGCGGGCCGCCACCATCCCGGGCACCCACCCGATCCACCTCTACAAGAACAACACCGACAACAAGGGCGCCAGCTACGGCGCCCACGAGAACTACCTGATGCGGCGGCAGACCCCGTTCGCCGACATCGTGGCGTACCTGACGCCGTTCTTCGTCACCCGGCAGATCGTCTGCGGCGCCGGCCGGGTCGGCATCGGCCAGGACGGCGGCCAGAGCGGCTTCCAGATCTCCCAGCGCGCCGACTTCTTCGAGGTCGAGGTGGGGCTGGAGACCACCCTGAAGCGGCCCATCATCAACACCCGCGACGAGCCGCACGCGGACGCCGACAAGTACCGCCGGCTGCACGTCATCATCGGCGACGCCAACCTGTCCGAGATCTCCACGTACCTGAAGGTCGGCACCACGGCGCTGATCCTCACCATGATCGAGGAGAAGGCGCTCGGCCCCGACCTGGGCATCGCCGACCCGGTCAGCGAGCTGCGCGCGGTCAGCCACGACCCGGGGCTCAAGCACCTCATGCGGCTGCGCGACGGCCGGAAGCTGACCGCGCTGGACGTGCAGTGGGCGTACCTGGAGCGGGTCCGGTCCTTCGTGGACGACCGCTACGGCAGCGACGCCGACGCGCAGACCACCGACGTGCTCGACCGCTGGGAGAGCGTGCTGGACCGGCTCGGCCGCGACGCCTTCCTCTGCGCCGACGAGCTGGACTGGGTGGCCAAGCTGCGGCTGCTGGAGGGCTACCGGGAGCGGGAGAAGCTCGGCTGGGGCTCACACAAGCTCCAGCTGGTCGACCTGCAGTACTCGGACGTGCGGCCCGAGAAGGGCCTCTACCACCGGCTGGTGCAGCGGGGCTCGATGAAGACCCTGCTGACCGACGAGCAGACCCGCTCGGCCATGACCGAGCCGCCGGAGGACACCCGGGCCTACTTCCGCGGCCGCTGCCTCGCCCAGTACGCCTCCGAGGTCGTCGCCGCGAGCTGGGACTCGGTCATCTTCGACGTGGGCCGGGAGTCGCTGGTCCGGGTGCCGATGATGGAGCCGGAGCGGGGCACCCGCGCCCACGTGGGGCAGCTGTTCGACCGCTGCGAGAGCGCCAAGGACCTGCTGGAGATGCTGACCGGCGGCTGA
- a CDS encoding RecB family exonuclease: protein MTAEPVIDTQPDPTATPPTVRASLSPSRAADFKTCPLLYRFRSIDRLPERPTVEQVRGTLVHAVLERLFDLPAAARTPESAGDLVAPQWDRLVTEQPELATLFAEGDAAAVDGFLRSAAGLLEGYFAVEDPRRLEPAEREALISAVVDDELLIRGYLDRLDVAPDGALRVVDYKTGGAPREAFEARALFQLKFYALVLWRTRGVVPRVLRLLYLRDAEVCDYSPDADELLRFERTIVALWQAIEQATARQDFRPRPSRLCDWCSHQALCPSFGGTPPPFPVAGPADPLTDARSRPAAPGADE, encoded by the coding sequence ATGACGGCGGAACCGGTGATCGACACGCAGCCCGACCCGACGGCCACTCCGCCCACGGTGCGGGCGTCGCTGTCGCCGTCGCGTGCGGCCGATTTCAAGACCTGCCCGCTGCTCTACCGGTTCCGCAGCATCGACCGGCTGCCCGAGCGACCCACCGTCGAGCAGGTGCGGGGCACGCTGGTCCACGCCGTTCTGGAGCGCCTGTTCGACCTGCCGGCGGCGGCCCGCACCCCGGAGTCGGCCGGCGACCTGGTCGCCCCGCAGTGGGACCGGCTGGTCACCGAGCAGCCGGAGCTCGCGACGCTGTTCGCCGAGGGCGACGCGGCCGCGGTCGACGGCTTCCTCCGCTCGGCGGCGGGGCTGCTGGAGGGCTACTTCGCGGTGGAGGACCCGCGCCGGCTGGAGCCGGCCGAGCGGGAGGCGCTGATCTCCGCGGTGGTCGACGACGAGCTGCTCATCCGGGGCTACCTCGACCGTCTCGACGTGGCGCCCGACGGCGCGCTGCGGGTGGTCGACTACAAGACCGGCGGCGCCCCGAGGGAGGCGTTCGAAGCGCGGGCGCTGTTCCAGCTGAAGTTCTACGCGCTGGTGCTGTGGCGCACCCGCGGGGTGGTGCCGCGGGTGCTGCGGCTGCTCTACCTGCGCGACGCCGAGGTGTGCGACTACTCCCCCGACGCCGACGAGCTGCTGCGCTTCGAGCGCACGATCGTGGCGCTCTGGCAGGCCATCGAGCAGGCCACCGCCCGGCAGGATTTCCGGCCCCGGCCGAGCCGCCTCTGCGACTGGTGCAGCCACCAGGCGCTCTGCCCGAGCTTCGGCGGCACCCCGCCGCCGTTCCCGGTCGCCGGCCCGGCCGACCCGCTCACCGACGCGCGGTCCCGGCCGGCCGCGCCCGGCGCGGACGAGTGA
- the prcB gene encoding proteasome subunit beta codes for MAAGFDPSGRLPDVFTNAGTSSFTAFLSKVAPEMLPGRRPLPPGMAADMAPHATTIVAISASGGVVMAGDRRATMGNLIAQRDIEKVHPADAYSLVGIAGTAGIGIELMRLFQVELEHYEKIEGAMLSLDGKANRLASMIRGNLGAAMQGLAVIPLFAGFDLAAADPARAGRIFSFDVTGGPYEETGYDAIGSGSLFAKSALKKRFRAGLSIDDATRLAVEALYDAADDDTATGGPDLTRRIYPVVMTATAEGTHRLTDAETAAIAEGVVSGRMENPGG; via the coding sequence GTGGCAGCGGGTTTTGATCCATCCGGGCGTCTTCCAGATGTGTTCACCAACGCGGGGACGTCCTCCTTCACCGCGTTCCTGAGCAAGGTGGCTCCTGAAATGCTGCCCGGCCGTCGGCCGCTGCCGCCGGGCATGGCCGCCGACATGGCGCCGCACGCGACGACCATCGTGGCCATCTCGGCCAGCGGTGGTGTGGTCATGGCCGGCGACCGGCGCGCCACGATGGGCAACCTGATCGCCCAGCGGGACATCGAGAAGGTGCACCCGGCCGACGCGTACTCGCTGGTCGGCATCGCCGGCACCGCGGGCATCGGCATCGAGCTGATGCGACTGTTCCAGGTGGAGCTGGAGCACTACGAGAAGATCGAGGGCGCCATGCTCTCGCTCGACGGCAAGGCCAACCGGCTGGCCTCGATGATCCGGGGCAACCTGGGCGCCGCCATGCAGGGCCTCGCCGTGATCCCGCTCTTCGCCGGCTTCGACCTGGCCGCCGCCGACCCGGCTCGGGCCGGGCGGATCTTCAGCTTCGACGTGACGGGCGGCCCCTACGAGGAGACCGGCTACGACGCGATCGGCTCCGGTTCGCTGTTCGCCAAGTCGGCGCTGAAGAAGCGGTTCCGGGCGGGCCTGTCGATCGACGACGCGACCCGGCTGGCCGTCGAGGCGCTCTACGACGCGGCCGACGATGACACCGCGACCGGTGGCCCGGACCTGACCCGCCGGATCTACCCGGTGGTGATGACCGCGACGGCCGAGGGCACGCACCGGCTCACCGACGCCGAGACGGCGGCGATCGCCGAGGGCGTGGTGTCCGGCCGGATGGAGAACCCGGGCGGCTGA
- a CDS encoding endonuclease VII domain-containing protein: protein MSDLPEASDKPCPQCGRSLPTSAFHRNRRRADGLAFYCKTCAAARSEASRRKRGIEPQRKAAVPVTDGLKWCPDREQIKPVEDFPRTTNASGRHSYCKPCHNARGRETAQRFYGGTREYHLRRRYGVGEEEFQDLLAEQGGVCAICGGEDPQHLDHDHRTGWVRGILCFNCNGGLGQFKDSPESLARAITYLRGTTWQRVLIHPGVFQMCSPTRGRPPSPRS, encoded by the coding sequence ATGTCCGATTTGCCGGAGGCGTCGGACAAGCCCTGCCCCCAGTGCGGCCGGTCGCTGCCCACATCGGCGTTCCACCGCAACCGGCGACGTGCGGACGGCTTGGCGTTCTACTGTAAAACCTGTGCGGCGGCCCGCTCCGAGGCGAGCCGCCGCAAGCGCGGGATCGAGCCGCAAAGGAAGGCCGCCGTGCCGGTGACGGACGGGCTGAAGTGGTGTCCTGACCGCGAGCAGATCAAACCGGTCGAGGACTTCCCTCGCACCACTAACGCGAGTGGACGGCACAGCTATTGCAAGCCCTGCCACAACGCCCGCGGCAGGGAGACGGCTCAGCGATTCTACGGCGGCACCCGTGAATACCACCTGCGGAGGCGCTACGGCGTGGGGGAAGAGGAGTTTCAGGACCTTCTCGCTGAGCAGGGCGGCGTGTGCGCGATCTGCGGCGGCGAAGATCCGCAACACCTGGACCACGATCATCGCACCGGATGGGTGCGCGGGATACTCTGCTTCAACTGCAACGGTGGTCTTGGTCAGTTCAAGGACAGCCCCGAGAGTCTGGCCAGGGCGATCACGTACCTGAGAGGAACCACGTGGCAGCGGGTTTTGATCCATCCGGGCGTCTTCCAGATGTGTTCACCAACGCGGGGACGTCCTCCTTCACCGCGTTCCTGA
- a CDS encoding tRNA (adenine-N1)-methyltransferase, whose translation MTADTSTVPALPPVHRGPFRPGDRVQLTDPKGRMHTVTLEPGKEFHTHRGILKHDTLIGLPDGSVVTTAGGGTAFLALRPLLSDYVLSMPRGAQVIYPKDSAQIVAMGDIFPGAKVLEAGAGSGALSCSLLRAVGTDGELHSFEVRDDFAQIARRNVEAFFNGPHPAWRLHVGDVAECTETGFDRIILDMLTPWEMLDMVERALVPGGVLIGYVATTPQLSELVEALRERGGWTEPRAWESLVRDWHAEGLAVRPDHRMIAHTAFLVSARKLAPGVTAPPRRRKPSKGAEAYAQRRDALRAAEAARRTAAEGEEPDQA comes from the coding sequence GTGACCGCAGATACCTCCACCGTCCCGGCGCTGCCCCCCGTGCACCGGGGGCCGTTCCGCCCCGGCGACCGGGTCCAGCTGACCGACCCGAAGGGCCGGATGCACACCGTGACGCTGGAGCCCGGCAAGGAGTTCCACACCCACCGGGGGATCCTCAAGCACGACACGCTCATCGGCCTGCCCGACGGCAGCGTGGTCACCACCGCCGGCGGCGGCACCGCCTTCCTGGCCCTGCGGCCGCTGCTGTCCGACTACGTGCTCTCCATGCCGCGCGGCGCCCAGGTGATCTATCCGAAGGACTCGGCGCAGATCGTCGCCATGGGCGACATCTTCCCCGGCGCGAAGGTCCTGGAGGCCGGCGCCGGCTCCGGCGCGCTGTCCTGCTCGCTGCTGCGGGCCGTGGGCACCGACGGCGAGCTGCACTCCTTCGAGGTACGCGACGACTTCGCCCAGATCGCCCGGCGCAACGTCGAGGCGTTCTTCAACGGCCCGCACCCCGCCTGGCGGCTGCACGTCGGTGACGTCGCCGAGTGCACCGAGACCGGTTTCGACCGGATCATCCTGGACATGCTCACCCCGTGGGAGATGCTCGACATGGTCGAGCGCGCCCTCGTCCCCGGCGGCGTGCTGATCGGCTACGTGGCCACCACGCCGCAGCTGTCCGAGCTGGTCGAGGCGCTGCGCGAGCGGGGCGGCTGGACCGAGCCCCGCGCCTGGGAGTCCCTCGTGCGGGACTGGCACGCCGAGGGGCTCGCGGTGCGGCCCGACCACCGCATGATCGCGCACACCGCCTTCCTGGTCTCCGCGCGCAAGCTCGCCCCCGGGGTCACCGCCCCGCCGCGGCGCCGCAAGCCCAGCAAGGGCGCCGAGGCGTACGCCCAGCGCCGGGACGCGCTGCGCGCGGCCGAGGCGGCCCGGCGGACGGCCGCCGAGGGCGAGGAGCCGGATCAGGCGTGA
- the arc gene encoding proteasome ATPase, whose amino-acid sequence MARSDDADSRAARWEKEAHDLSTQVAFLQEELALVRRKLTESPRHVRQLEERLAATQAQLARLTENNERLVSTLKEARAQIVTLKEEIDRLAQPPSGYGVFLAKHDDGTVDVFTGGRKLRVAVSPSLEVDELRRGQEVLLNDALNIVDAFGYERVGEVVMLKEVLAGPDGAPGDRALVVSHSDEERIVHLAETLIGTAIRAGDSLMIEPRSAYAYERIPKSEVEELVLEEVPDVDYSDIGGLHSQIEQIRDAVELPFLHADLFREHQLRPPKGILLYGPPGCGKTLIAKAVANSLAKKIAERRGEEKHTSFFLNIKGPELLNKYVGETERHIRLIFQRAREKAGEGTPVIVFFDEMDSVFRTRGSGVSSDVENTIVPQLLSEIDGVEGLENVIVIGASNREDMIDPAILRPGRLDVKIKIERPDAEAAKDIFSKYILSGLPLHADDLAEHGGDPQATVAAMIDAVVLRMYSETEENRFLEVTYANGDKEVLYFKDFNSGAMIQNIVDRGKKMAIKEFLTSGRKGLRLQHLLDACVDEFRENEDLPNTTNPDDWARISGKKGERIVYIRTLVSGGKGAEAGRSIETASNTGQYL is encoded by the coding sequence GTGGCACGCAGCGACGACGCGGACTCGCGCGCCGCACGGTGGGAGAAGGAGGCCCACGATCTCTCCACGCAGGTCGCGTTCCTTCAAGAGGAACTCGCTCTGGTGCGGCGCAAGTTGACCGAAAGCCCCCGACACGTCCGGCAGCTCGAGGAGCGGCTGGCGGCCACCCAGGCGCAGTTGGCGCGGCTGACCGAGAACAACGAACGGCTCGTGAGCACCCTCAAGGAGGCTCGCGCGCAGATCGTGACGCTCAAGGAGGAGATCGACCGCCTCGCCCAGCCGCCGAGCGGCTACGGCGTCTTCCTGGCGAAGCACGACGACGGCACGGTGGACGTGTTCACCGGCGGGCGCAAGCTCCGGGTGGCCGTCTCGCCCTCACTCGAGGTCGACGAGCTGCGCCGGGGCCAGGAGGTCCTGCTCAACGACGCCCTCAACATCGTCGACGCGTTCGGCTACGAGCGGGTCGGCGAGGTCGTGATGCTCAAGGAGGTGCTCGCCGGGCCCGACGGCGCTCCGGGTGACCGGGCGCTCGTGGTCTCGCACTCCGACGAGGAGCGCATCGTGCACCTCGCGGAGACCCTGATCGGCACCGCGATCCGGGCCGGCGACTCGCTCATGATCGAGCCCCGCTCGGCGTACGCGTACGAGCGGATCCCGAAGAGCGAGGTCGAGGAGCTCGTCCTGGAGGAGGTGCCCGACGTCGACTACTCCGACATCGGTGGTCTCCACTCGCAGATCGAGCAGATCCGCGACGCGGTCGAGCTGCCGTTCCTGCACGCCGACCTGTTCCGCGAGCACCAGCTCCGGCCGCCGAAGGGCATCCTGCTCTACGGGCCGCCCGGCTGCGGCAAGACGCTGATCGCCAAGGCGGTGGCCAACTCGCTGGCCAAGAAGATCGCCGAGCGGCGGGGCGAGGAGAAGCACACCAGCTTCTTCCTCAACATCAAGGGCCCCGAGCTGCTCAACAAGTACGTCGGCGAGACCGAGCGGCACATCCGGCTGATCTTCCAGCGGGCGCGGGAGAAGGCCGGCGAGGGCACGCCGGTGATCGTGTTCTTCGACGAGATGGACTCGGTCTTCCGCACCCGCGGCTCCGGTGTCTCCTCGGACGTGGAGAACACCATCGTCCCGCAGCTGCTCAGCGAGATCGACGGCGTGGAGGGCCTGGAGAACGTCATCGTCATCGGCGCCTCCAACCGGGAAGACATGATCGACCCGGCGATCCTGCGCCCCGGCCGGCTCGACGTGAAGATCAAGATCGAGCGGCCGGACGCCGAGGCGGCCAAGGACATCTTCTCCAAGTACATCCTCTCCGGGCTGCCCCTGCACGCCGACGACCTGGCCGAGCACGGCGGCGACCCGCAGGCCACCGTGGCGGCGATGATCGACGCGGTCGTCCTGCGGATGTACTCGGAGACCGAGGAGAACCGCTTCCTCGAGGTCACCTACGCCAACGGCGACAAGGAAGTCCTCTACTTCAAGGACTTCAACTCCGGCGCGATGATCCAGAACATCGTCGACCGGGGCAAGAAGATGGCCATCAAGGAGTTCCTCACCTCCGGGCGCAAGGGGCTCCGGCTCCAGCACCTCCTCGACGCCTGCGTCGACGAGTTCCGCGAGAACGAGGACCTGCCCAACACCACCAACCCCGACGACTGGGCCCGCATCTCCGGCAAGAAGGGCGAGCGGATCGTCTACATCCGCACGCTCGTCTCCGGCGGCAAGGGCGCCGAGGCCGGCCGGTCCATCGAGACCGCCAGCAACACCGGCCAGTACCTGTAG
- the prcA gene encoding proteasome subunit alpha, whose protein sequence is MAMQFYASPEQIMRDRSELARKGIARGRSAVVLSYEGGVLFVAENLSSTLHKVSEIYDRIGFAAVGRYNEFENLRRAGVRMADLNGLSYDRRDVTGLGLANAFAQTLGAIFTEQSKPFEVEICVAEVGATPEDDALYRLTYDGSVNDEPGRMAMGGQAEAITGVLKNEHRPEMSLSEAVRAAVKALSSVGGEGGAARTIAANQLEVAVLDRRRVGRTFRRITGAALTALLDGDAGADAAPAPGRAKTPTVPTEEAKKPTTSAGSADLEGQSQEEQPGD, encoded by the coding sequence GTGGCCATGCAGTTCTACGCCTCGCCCGAGCAGATCATGCGCGACCGCTCCGAGCTGGCCCGCAAGGGCATCGCCCGGGGCCGCAGCGCGGTGGTCCTGAGCTACGAGGGCGGGGTGCTCTTCGTCGCGGAGAACCTGTCCAGCACCCTGCACAAGGTCAGTGAGATCTACGACCGGATCGGCTTCGCCGCGGTGGGCCGGTACAACGAGTTCGAGAACCTGCGCCGGGCCGGGGTGCGGATGGCCGACCTGAACGGCCTGAGCTACGACCGGCGGGACGTGACCGGGCTCGGCCTGGCGAACGCGTTCGCGCAGACCCTCGGCGCGATCTTCACGGAGCAGTCGAAGCCGTTCGAGGTGGAGATCTGCGTGGCCGAGGTGGGCGCCACGCCCGAGGACGACGCGCTCTACCGGCTGACCTACGACGGGTCGGTCAACGACGAGCCGGGCCGGATGGCGATGGGCGGTCAGGCCGAGGCGATCACCGGGGTGCTGAAGAACGAGCACCGGCCGGAGATGTCGCTTTCGGAGGCGGTCCGGGCCGCGGTGAAGGCGCTCAGCAGCGTCGGCGGCGAGGGCGGGGCGGCCCGCACGATCGCGGCGAACCAGCTGGAGGTGGCGGTCCTGGACCGGCGCCGGGTGGGGCGGACGTTCCGGCGGATCACCGGGGCGGCCCTGACCGCGCTGCTGGACGGCGACGCGGGTGCGGACGCGGCGCCGGCGCCGGGGCGGGCGAAGACCCCGACGGTGCCGACCGAGGAGGCGAAGAAGCCGACGACGTCGGCGGGCTCGGCGGACCTGGAGGGCCAGTCGCAGGAGGAGCAGCCCGGCGACTGA
- a CDS encoding ferredoxin encodes MTDVATDQLQVWVDQDLCTGDGLCVQYAPEVFEFDVDGLAYVKGPDGELRQAPGARVDVPEHLRLEVIDSAKECPGECIHVVRASDGTEVAGPEAED; translated from the coding sequence GTGACCGACGTCGCGACGGACCAGCTGCAGGTCTGGGTGGATCAGGACCTGTGCACGGGTGACGGGCTGTGCGTGCAGTACGCGCCGGAGGTCTTCGAGTTCGACGTCGACGGCCTGGCGTACGTCAAGGGGCCCGACGGCGAGCTGCGGCAGGCGCCGGGCGCCCGGGTCGACGTGCCGGAGCACCTGCGCCTCGAGGTGATCGACTCGGCGAAGGAGTGCCCGGGCGAGTGCATACACGTGGTGCGCGCCTCCGACGGCACGGAGGTGGCCGGCCCGGAGGCCGAGGACTGA
- a CDS encoding M50 family metallopeptidase yields MLLLTAVVTVLYAALARRQLDLGHLGGYLVGLGFVVSLLGSVLLHELGHALTARRYGIGVRGITLELLGGYTEMDRDAPSPKVDLLVSLAGPAVSAVLGAGAVAATLALPAGTLAHQLAFQLAVSNVVVAVFNSLPGLPLDGGRALRAAVWAVTRDRHRGTEVAGWIGRAVAVATVVLVVVLTLRRALAPLALPLMLLVAVTLWRGAGQSIRMARIGRRLPLVDLARLARPLLPVPTGTPLAEAQRRRADGGTPDAALAVVDSAGRPVALVDPARVAAVPPERRPWLAVDEVARGLDRVPALPVGADGERVLETVRTHPGAQYVVTAGEDVVGVLHIADLAQLLEPKRKTNT; encoded by the coding sequence ATGCTGCTGCTCACGGCGGTCGTCACGGTGCTCTACGCCGCGCTGGCCCGCCGCCAGCTCGACCTCGGCCACCTCGGCGGCTACCTGGTCGGCCTGGGCTTCGTCGTCTCCCTGCTCGGCTCGGTCCTGCTGCACGAGCTGGGCCACGCGCTGACCGCCCGGCGCTACGGCATCGGTGTGCGCGGGATCACCCTGGAGCTGCTCGGCGGCTACACCGAGATGGACCGGGACGCCCCCAGCCCCAAGGTCGACCTGCTGGTCTCCCTCGCCGGCCCGGCCGTGTCCGCGGTGCTCGGCGCCGGGGCGGTCGCCGCCACCCTGGCCCTGCCCGCCGGCACCCTCGCCCACCAGCTCGCCTTCCAGCTCGCGGTCAGCAACGTGGTGGTGGCCGTCTTCAACAGCCTGCCCGGGCTGCCCCTGGACGGGGGCCGGGCGCTGCGCGCCGCGGTCTGGGCGGTCACCCGGGACCGGCACCGGGGCACCGAGGTGGCCGGCTGGATCGGCCGGGCCGTGGCGGTCGCCACCGTCGTCCTGGTCGTGGTGCTCACCCTGCGCCGGGCGCTCGCCCCGCTCGCCCTGCCGCTGATGCTGCTGGTCGCCGTGACCCTGTGGCGGGGCGCCGGGCAGTCCATCCGGATGGCCCGGATCGGCCGCCGCCTGCCGCTGGTCGACCTGGCGCGGCTGGCCCGCCCGCTGCTGCCGGTGCCCACGGGCACCCCGCTGGCGGAGGCGCAGCGCCGCCGCGCCGACGGGGGCACACCGGACGCCGCGCTCGCCGTGGTCGACTCCGCCGGCCGCCCGGTCGCCCTGGTCGACCCGGCGCGCGTCGCCGCCGTACCCCCGGAACGGCGGCCGTGGCTCGCGGTGGACGAGGTGGCCCGCGGCCTGGACCGGGTGCCCGCCCTGCCGGTCGGCGCGGACGGCGAGCGGGTGCTGGAGACGGTGCGCACCCACCCGGGCGCGCAGTACGTCGTGACGGCAGGCGAAGATGTGGTCGGCGTGCTGCACATCGCGGATCTCGCCCAGCTCCTCGAACCCAAACGGAAGACGAACACGTGA
- a CDS encoding ubiquitin-like protein Pup, translating into MATQEGGQTQSGKSHEEVEEVTAQANPEVAERHAEITEDVDDLLDEIDSVLEENAEEFVRGYVQKGGQ; encoded by the coding sequence ATGGCGACCCAAGAAGGCGGGCAGACCCAGTCCGGCAAGTCCCACGAGGAGGTCGAGGAGGTCACCGCGCAGGCCAACCCCGAGGTTGCCGAGCGGCACGCCGAGATCACCGAGGACGTCGACGACCTGCTCGACGAAATCGACTCCGTCCTGGAGGAGAACGCAGAAGAGTTCGTGAGGGGGTACGTCCAGAAAGGGGGTCAATGA
- a CDS encoding sensor histidine kinase, which yields MTNRLRAWARDRPLAVDAATAVALALVDAAFLLLTPRELRPEQLWAALGWSVLCAAPVAIRRAAPWPAVGAAVATLAVPVLFHHAPTTQGLAFVVLTYTMAAHRPLRQAGLAAVLLWVPVVLANLVAPLDGVLTMGPGVLVLNNLLTASVAYAVGRAVQARRQSTRMLRERARVAEATQRSLTEQAVADERRRIARELHDVVAHHVSVMGVLATGARRVLRRDPDAADEAMATVEETGRATLRELRRLLDVLRTDAEPAAELTPQPGLTGIEALVEQVREAGLPVTLRVDGTPGPMEDGVALTVYRIVQEALTNALKHAGRATALVRLTLADGFLAVEVTDTGRGPAPAADRIGHGLVGMRERVALYGGILRTGPRPGGGFRVYARIPLEPAGAVPA from the coding sequence ATGACCAACCGGCTGCGCGCGTGGGCGCGGGACCGGCCGCTGGCCGTGGACGCCGCCACGGCCGTCGCGCTGGCGCTGGTGGACGCGGCGTTCCTGCTGCTGACACCGCGGGAGCTGCGGCCCGAGCAGCTCTGGGCGGCGCTGGGCTGGAGTGTGCTGTGCGCCGCCCCGGTGGCGATCCGGCGGGCCGCGCCGTGGCCGGCGGTGGGCGCGGCGGTGGCCACCCTCGCCGTGCCGGTGCTGTTCCACCACGCGCCCACCACGCAGGGGCTGGCCTTCGTCGTCCTCACCTACACCATGGCGGCGCACCGGCCGCTGCGCCAGGCCGGCCTCGCCGCGGTGCTGCTCTGGGTGCCGGTGGTGCTGGCGAACCTGGTCGCGCCCCTGGACGGCGTGCTCACCATGGGCCCCGGGGTGCTGGTGCTCAACAACCTGCTCACCGCGTCGGTGGCGTACGCGGTGGGCCGCGCCGTGCAGGCCCGCCGGCAGTCCACCCGGATGCTGCGGGAGCGCGCCCGCGTCGCCGAGGCCACGCAGCGGTCGCTGACCGAGCAGGCGGTGGCCGACGAGCGGCGCCGGATCGCCCGGGAGCTGCACGACGTGGTGGCCCACCACGTCAGCGTGATGGGCGTCCTGGCCACCGGGGCGCGCCGGGTGCTGCGCCGGGACCCGGACGCCGCCGACGAGGCGATGGCCACCGTCGAGGAGACCGGCCGGGCCACCCTGCGGGAGCTGCGCCGGCTGCTCGACGTGCTGCGTACCGACGCCGAACCGGCCGCCGAGCTGACCCCGCAGCCGGGGCTGACCGGCATCGAGGCCCTGGTCGAGCAGGTCCGCGAGGCCGGGCTACCGGTCACGCTGCGGGTCGACGGCACGCCCGGGCCGATGGAGGACGGGGTGGCGCTCACCGTCTACCGGATCGTGCAGGAGGCGCTGACCAACGCGCTCAAGCACGCCGGCCGGGCCACGGCGCTGGTGCGGCTCACCCTCGCCGACGGCTTCCTGGCCGTGGAGGTCACCGACACCGGGCGCGGCCCGGCGCCGGCGGCCGACCGGATCGGTCACGGGCTGGTCGGCATGCGGGAACGGGTCGCCCTCTACGGTGGGATCCTGCGGACCGGCCCGCGCCCGGGCGGCGGCTTCCGGGTGTACGCGCGGATCCCGCTGGAGCCCGCCGGGGCGGTCCCGGCGTGA